A region from the Hyalangium gracile genome encodes:
- a CDS encoding protoporphyrinogen/coproporphyrinogen oxidase: protein MDPTLILGAGLAGLSAAHFLKRPWRLIEKTDRVGGLIKTEVIEGCYFDPTGHWLHLRDPEIKELVNTLWLPGQMVSIQRKAGIFSRGVFTRFPYQVNTHGLPAEVISENLVGFVEALYGEKGRELREREPRNFEEFILRYMGEGFAKNFMVPYNQKLWTVHPRELSAAWVGRFVPRPTLKEVVDGALGAGSDALGYNASFLYPREGGIESLARAMLRHLQGGEVSVRTEPTAIDWKARKVTLSDGRTLGYSELLSTVSLPHLVGLLARGEAGVPDEVRAAASRLRATTVTYVCVAARGKNRQPWHWIYLPELEFKTYRIGSPSAVYAPLAPPDTATFYVEYSHHGELSAAQCEQHAVEDLVRSQMIGSAEDVLFARGREIPHAYVLYDDAYGPAKTEILRFLEHARILTAGRYGQWEYSSMEDAILGGRASARLLNER from the coding sequence ATGGATCCCACCCTCATCCTTGGCGCGGGGCTGGCGGGCCTGTCGGCAGCCCATTTCCTCAAGCGCCCCTGGCGCCTCATCGAGAAGACAGACCGGGTCGGCGGCCTCATCAAGACCGAGGTCATCGAGGGGTGCTACTTCGACCCGACCGGCCACTGGCTCCACCTGAGGGATCCGGAGATCAAGGAGCTGGTGAACACGCTCTGGCTCCCGGGCCAGATGGTCAGCATTCAACGAAAGGCGGGCATCTTCTCCCGAGGCGTCTTCACCCGCTTCCCGTACCAGGTGAACACCCACGGGCTGCCGGCGGAGGTCATCTCGGAGAACCTGGTCGGCTTCGTGGAGGCCCTCTACGGCGAGAAGGGCCGCGAGCTGCGCGAGCGCGAGCCTCGAAACTTCGAGGAGTTCATCCTCCGCTATATGGGGGAGGGCTTCGCGAAGAACTTCATGGTGCCCTACAACCAGAAGCTCTGGACGGTGCACCCGAGGGAGCTGTCGGCGGCGTGGGTGGGGCGCTTCGTGCCTCGGCCCACCCTCAAGGAGGTAGTGGATGGGGCGCTCGGCGCGGGCAGCGATGCGCTCGGCTACAACGCCTCGTTCCTCTACCCGCGGGAGGGCGGCATCGAGAGCCTGGCCCGCGCCATGCTCCGCCACCTCCAGGGGGGAGAGGTCAGCGTCCGCACCGAGCCCACCGCCATCGACTGGAAGGCCCGGAAGGTCACCCTCTCGGACGGGCGGACGCTCGGCTACTCGGAGCTCCTCTCCACGGTCTCCCTGCCGCACCTCGTGGGCCTGCTGGCTCGAGGGGAGGCCGGGGTGCCGGACGAGGTCCGCGCCGCCGCCAGCCGCCTGCGCGCCACCACCGTCACCTACGTCTGCGTGGCGGCCCGAGGGAAGAACCGGCAGCCCTGGCACTGGATCTACCTGCCCGAGCTCGAGTTCAAGACCTACCGCATCGGCTCGCCCTCGGCGGTGTATGCGCCGCTGGCGCCCCCCGACACCGCTACCTTCTATGTGGAGTACAGCCACCACGGCGAGCTGTCCGCCGCCCAGTGCGAGCAGCACGCGGTGGAGGACCTGGTGCGCTCCCAGATGATCGGCTCGGCGGAGGACGTGCTCTTCGCGCGCGGCCGGGAGATTCCCCACGCCTACGTCCTCTATGACGATGCGTACGGGCCGGCGAAGACGGAGATCCTCCGCTTCCTGGAGCACGCTCGCATCCTGACGGCCGGGCGGTACGGACAGTGGGAGTATTCCTCCATGGAGGACGCCATCCTCGGAGGCCGGGCCAGCGCCCGACTGCTCAACGAGCGCTGA
- a CDS encoding tetratricopeptide repeat protein, producing the protein MKVSCPTCQTNYNIDDKRIPPGGAKLKCARCQNTFPIRAPSEGMPTPVAIPLPGSASQAAAIPLPGSAAPQSAAIPLPGTAAPQSAAIPLPGTAAPQSAAIPLPGTAAPRSAAIPLPPAPQSAAIPLPPAPQSAAIPLPPAPTNDPFEAVGGGSDYAWDESESTRVVALSSLPKAAYRDAPTEAPAPAPGYAPQEMPGTARDFDFANEPAQDAFGQDPYAASAEPSPFDSFDQTPAAQQAIPLPGAAQAGAYDDGAQAADPNDPFALPPPPAYDTAQGYAEASAVPTEDPFALPPPPAAPEQDPFALPPPSEDPFALPPPPASEPAQDAFALPPPQDQGFSLPEMGPPSEPPPAQAFSFPPPPAASEPDPFAVDLSEPAPTPAPVPDLSLDFGDAPAPAAAPAPAPAPSPINVGTDFGDVSFADSPPGGASADSLEFDPTAPTSGPAGDDLEVDLSAPLPPPPAAGPADGLEMLSFIDDAAKDSGSKGAAKVKRFHVRRRSGKVFGPFEEGVIVKMLEEGQLLGNEDVSTDSENWTPIGTVASFAAAIQKLMEGPASKTGLPAVSPSEPAAQAEQSPAPNPAASVERMKQLYEGRMASVAVVDRSGAYEKWRKRMPFLISGGAVTVLLLIGGSFSFTKYGAFGMRKLFPARVSEGSPDAAKVKTAREELLKDTFSGYQQARKLTDEVLKTKEYPEVRATWCQAVFYLQRRYAATETKDETTCKNNREAFELLGRKNMEALKAFAGSALAQRLADEVLADLTEAAKREENASDVELHFLLAEAQALKRQDKEAQGTLEKALKVRKDSAKGQHMLGNLHRDNGRAEQAAKAYEAALQADPTHVISAVELAAVELLLLKGDPDKGLEAVGRALDEKALAELGPAEIARARSLKGVALAAQFKFKEAETELKDALAKDPKSLFIRTQLARVLRANRDFAAALPLYEAAAKEEPATLEYTEGYITSLLMLGKMGDALKAVEAANARFTNDARIALLFGRIDDARDQIAAAEGHYQRAIKADSKLFEANLHLGRFYLRLRRNAEARAQLEEAAQKAPDDAGVRAGLGELALTENKVDLAAQEFEKSAQLNPSLAEAYLGLSRVALLAGDLEKARLHANKALELDPHLLKDGRLQRGTVLWRIGQLDEAVAELEKAKEEDPRSVTIPITLGAVLYEKGDMPNAEKNLSLALTREPSNHEALYYLAMVKAKRAEFTGAIEQMKLAVDKAPKRPDYHYALGEIYRKDERFAEAIEEWKKTIELDPKKADAYEALGRVYLDTGKIEDAITSLESALTVDPKRKRVLGAIGDAFFSAGRWDEAVRRYEKALKEAPELTYVYYKIGRAWSEREQHTRAIDWYKKAIAAEPENAMAYYYLGFSYKDRNKKKDAVVNFRKYLELKPNAEDKREIEDEIAALE; encoded by the coding sequence ATGAAAGTCTCGTGCCCGACTTGCCAGACGAACTACAACATCGATGACAAGCGGATCCCGCCAGGTGGCGCGAAGCTGAAGTGCGCCCGGTGCCAGAACACCTTCCCCATCCGCGCGCCCTCGGAAGGGATGCCGACTCCGGTGGCCATCCCGCTGCCGGGCTCCGCGTCTCAGGCGGCCGCCATTCCGCTGCCGGGCAGCGCCGCGCCCCAGTCGGCCGCCATTCCGCTGCCGGGCACCGCCGCGCCCCAGTCGGCCGCCATCCCGCTGCCGGGCACCGCCGCGCCCCAGTCGGCCGCCATCCCGCTGCCAGGCACCGCCGCGCCGCGGTCGGCCGCCATTCCGCTGCCTCCCGCGCCCCAGTCGGCCGCCATTCCGCTGCCTCCCGCGCCCCAGTCGGCCGCCATCCCGCTGCCTCCTGCTCCGACCAATGATCCCTTCGAGGCGGTCGGCGGCGGCTCGGACTACGCGTGGGACGAGTCCGAGTCCACGCGCGTCGTCGCGCTCTCCTCGCTGCCGAAGGCCGCCTACCGGGATGCCCCGACCGAGGCCCCCGCGCCCGCGCCTGGCTACGCCCCGCAGGAGATGCCCGGCACGGCTCGGGACTTCGACTTCGCCAACGAGCCGGCCCAGGATGCCTTCGGCCAGGACCCCTACGCGGCGTCGGCCGAGCCCAGCCCGTTCGACTCCTTCGACCAGACGCCCGCCGCGCAGCAGGCCATCCCGCTACCGGGTGCGGCGCAGGCAGGGGCGTATGACGACGGAGCGCAGGCCGCGGACCCGAACGATCCGTTCGCCCTGCCGCCTCCCCCCGCCTACGACACCGCTCAGGGCTACGCCGAGGCGAGCGCCGTTCCTACGGAGGACCCGTTCGCCCTGCCGCCTCCTCCCGCGGCCCCGGAGCAGGACCCGTTCGCCCTGCCTCCTCCTTCGGAAGATCCGTTCGCCCTGCCTCCGCCGCCGGCCAGCGAGCCCGCGCAGGATGCCTTCGCCCTGCCGCCGCCTCAGGACCAGGGCTTCTCCCTTCCGGAGATGGGGCCTCCCTCGGAGCCTCCGCCGGCGCAGGCCTTCTCCTTCCCGCCGCCTCCCGCGGCCTCGGAGCCGGACCCGTTCGCCGTGGACCTCTCGGAGCCGGCGCCCACCCCGGCGCCCGTGCCCGACCTCAGCCTGGACTTCGGCGATGCGCCCGCTCCGGCCGCCGCTCCGGCTCCTGCCCCCGCGCCCTCGCCCATCAACGTGGGCACGGACTTCGGGGACGTGAGCTTCGCGGACTCTCCGCCGGGCGGCGCCTCGGCTGACTCGCTCGAGTTCGACCCGACGGCCCCCACGAGCGGCCCGGCCGGGGACGACCTCGAGGTGGACCTCTCCGCGCCGCTGCCGCCTCCGCCCGCCGCGGGCCCCGCGGATGGCCTGGAGATGCTCAGCTTCATCGACGACGCCGCCAAGGACAGTGGCTCCAAGGGCGCGGCCAAGGTGAAGCGCTTCCACGTCCGCCGTCGCTCGGGCAAGGTCTTCGGCCCGTTCGAGGAGGGCGTCATCGTCAAGATGCTCGAGGAGGGACAGCTCCTGGGCAACGAGGACGTCTCCACCGACTCGGAGAACTGGACGCCCATCGGCACGGTGGCCTCCTTCGCCGCCGCCATCCAGAAGCTGATGGAGGGCCCCGCCTCCAAGACGGGTCTGCCGGCCGTCTCTCCCAGCGAGCCCGCGGCCCAGGCGGAGCAGAGCCCCGCGCCCAACCCCGCGGCCAGCGTGGAGCGCATGAAGCAGCTGTACGAAGGGCGCATGGCGAGCGTCGCGGTGGTGGACCGCAGCGGCGCCTACGAGAAGTGGCGCAAGCGCATGCCCTTCCTCATCTCCGGTGGCGCGGTGACGGTGCTGCTGCTCATCGGCGGCAGCTTCAGCTTCACCAAGTACGGCGCCTTCGGCATGCGCAAGCTCTTCCCGGCGCGCGTCTCGGAGGGCTCGCCCGACGCCGCGAAGGTCAAGACCGCCAGGGAGGAGCTGCTGAAGGACACCTTCAGCGGCTACCAGCAGGCGCGCAAGCTCACCGACGAGGTGCTCAAGACCAAGGAGTATCCGGAGGTCCGCGCCACGTGGTGCCAGGCCGTCTTCTACCTGCAGCGCCGCTACGCCGCCACCGAGACGAAGGACGAGACCACCTGCAAGAACAACCGCGAGGCCTTCGAGCTGCTCGGCCGCAAGAACATGGAGGCGCTCAAGGCCTTCGCGGGCTCCGCGCTGGCCCAGCGCCTGGCGGACGAGGTGCTCGCCGACCTGACCGAGGCCGCCAAGCGGGAGGAGAACGCCAGTGACGTGGAGCTGCACTTCCTGCTGGCCGAGGCCCAGGCCCTGAAGCGTCAGGACAAGGAGGCCCAGGGCACGCTCGAGAAGGCGCTCAAGGTGCGCAAGGACTCGGCCAAGGGCCAGCACATGCTCGGCAACCTCCACCGCGACAACGGCCGGGCCGAGCAGGCCGCCAAGGCGTACGAGGCCGCGCTGCAGGCCGACCCCACCCACGTCATCTCCGCGGTGGAGCTGGCCGCGGTGGAGCTGCTGCTGCTCAAGGGAGACCCGGACAAGGGCCTGGAGGCCGTGGGCCGCGCGCTGGACGAGAAGGCCCTGGCGGAGCTGGGGCCGGCGGAGATCGCCCGCGCCCGGAGCCTCAAGGGCGTGGCGCTCGCCGCGCAGTTCAAGTTCAAGGAGGCCGAGACGGAGCTGAAGGACGCCCTGGCCAAGGATCCGAAGTCGCTCTTCATCAGGACCCAGCTGGCCCGCGTGCTGCGCGCCAACCGGGACTTCGCCGCCGCCCTGCCCCTCTACGAGGCTGCCGCCAAGGAGGAGCCCGCCACCCTCGAGTACACGGAGGGCTACATCACCTCGCTGTTGATGCTGGGCAAGATGGGTGACGCGCTCAAGGCGGTGGAGGCGGCCAACGCCCGCTTCACCAACGACGCGCGCATCGCCCTGCTCTTCGGCCGCATCGACGACGCGCGAGACCAGATCGCCGCCGCCGAGGGCCACTACCAGCGCGCCATCAAGGCGGACTCCAAGCTCTTCGAGGCCAACCTCCACCTGGGCCGCTTCTACCTGCGCCTGCGCCGCAACGCCGAGGCCCGGGCCCAGCTGGAAGAGGCCGCCCAGAAGGCGCCCGACGACGCGGGCGTGCGCGCGGGCCTGGGTGAGCTGGCCCTCACGGAGAACAAGGTGGACCTGGCCGCGCAGGAGTTCGAGAAGTCCGCGCAGCTCAACCCCAGCCTCGCCGAGGCCTACCTCGGCCTGTCTCGCGTGGCGCTGCTCGCCGGCGACCTGGAGAAGGCCAGGCTCCACGCCAACAAGGCCCTGGAGCTGGATCCGCACCTGCTCAAGGACGGCCGCCTGCAGCGCGGCACGGTGCTGTGGCGCATCGGCCAGCTGGACGAGGCCGTCGCGGAGCTGGAGAAGGCCAAGGAGGAGGATCCCCGCTCGGTCACCATCCCCATCACCCTGGGCGCGGTGCTCTACGAGAAGGGGGACATGCCCAACGCGGAGAAGAACCTCAGCCTGGCGCTCACCCGCGAGCCCTCCAACCACGAGGCGCTCTACTACCTGGCCATGGTCAAGGCCAAGCGCGCGGAGTTCACCGGCGCCATCGAGCAGATGAAGCTCGCGGTGGACAAGGCCCCCAAGCGGCCCGACTACCACTACGCCCTCGGGGAGATCTACCGCAAGGACGAGCGCTTCGCCGAGGCCATCGAGGAGTGGAAGAAGACGATCGAGCTGGATCCGAAGAAGGCCGACGCCTACGAGGCGCTCGGGCGCGTCTACCTGGACACCGGCAAGATCGAGGACGCCATCACCTCCCTGGAGTCCGCCCTCACGGTGGACCCCAAGCGCAAGCGGGTGCTGGGCGCCATCGGCGACGCCTTCTTCAGCGCCGGCCGCTGGGACGAGGCCGTCAGGCGCTACGAGAAGGCGCTCAAGGAGGCCCCGGAGCTCACCTACGTCTACTACAAGATCGGCCGCGCCTGGTCCGAGCGCGAGCAGCACACCCGGGCCATCGACTGGTACAAGAAGGCCATCGCCGCCGAGCCGGAGAACGCCATGGCGTACTACTACCTGGGCTTCTCCTATAAGGACCGGAACAAGAAGAAGGACGCCGTCGTCAACTTCCGCAAGTACCTGGAGCTCAAGCCCAACGCCGAGGACAAGCGGGAGATCGAGGACGAGATCGCCGCCCTCGAGTAG
- the serS gene encoding serine--tRNA ligase codes for MLDLRHVAQNFDAVVARLKTRSGNLDLGPFQRLFTERRELYVAMEGLSARRNTANDEMKKKAKEDPAALEALRGDLRAVSQEIKEKEARLKEVEEEINRILLLIPNIPHESVPVGASEQDNQVVRTWGDKPNLLFAPKQHFEIGEKLGMLDFERAAKVSGSRFTFYKSALARLERALVTFMIDVHTQKGYTELLPPYLVLRETMMGTGQLPKFEEDAFKTSGDPERFLIPTAEVPVTNYHADEILEGGQLPLKYCAFSPCFRAEAGAAGRDTRGLIRQHQFHKVELVKFATPDTSLQELEGMTDDACDILRRLGLHHRVVLLCTGDMGFASRKTYDIEVWLPGQNAYREISSCSDCGDFQSRRAKIRFRAQKGDKPQLLHTLNGSGLAVGRTSIAILENYQREDGSVAIPEALWPYMGGMREIRPL; via the coding sequence ATGCTGGATCTCCGTCACGTCGCCCAGAACTTCGATGCGGTTGTCGCCCGGCTGAAGACCCGGAGCGGCAACCTGGACCTTGGCCCCTTCCAGCGGCTCTTCACCGAGCGCCGGGAGCTCTACGTCGCGATGGAGGGCCTGTCGGCCCGCCGCAACACCGCCAACGACGAGATGAAGAAGAAGGCGAAGGAGGATCCCGCCGCGCTGGAAGCGCTGCGAGGCGACCTTCGCGCCGTCTCCCAGGAGATCAAGGAGAAGGAGGCCCGCCTCAAGGAGGTGGAGGAGGAGATCAACCGCATCCTGCTGTTGATTCCCAACATCCCCCACGAGTCGGTGCCCGTGGGCGCCAGCGAGCAGGACAACCAGGTGGTCCGCACCTGGGGCGACAAGCCCAACCTCCTGTTCGCGCCCAAGCAGCACTTCGAGATCGGCGAGAAGCTGGGCATGCTCGACTTCGAGCGGGCCGCCAAGGTGTCCGGCAGCCGCTTCACCTTCTACAAGTCGGCGCTGGCGCGGCTGGAGCGGGCGCTCGTCACCTTCATGATCGATGTGCACACGCAGAAGGGCTACACGGAGCTTCTGCCGCCCTACCTGGTGCTGCGCGAGACGATGATGGGCACCGGCCAGCTGCCCAAGTTCGAGGAGGACGCCTTCAAGACGAGCGGCGACCCCGAGCGCTTCCTCATCCCCACCGCAGAGGTGCCCGTCACCAACTACCACGCGGATGAGATCCTCGAGGGCGGCCAGCTCCCGCTGAAGTACTGCGCCTTCAGCCCCTGCTTCCGCGCCGAGGCGGGCGCCGCCGGCCGCGACACCCGCGGGCTCATCCGCCAGCACCAGTTCCACAAGGTGGAGCTGGTGAAGTTCGCCACCCCGGACACCAGCCTCCAGGAGCTGGAGGGCATGACGGACGACGCGTGCGACATCCTCCGGCGGCTCGGGCTGCACCACCGCGTGGTGCTCTTGTGCACCGGGGACATGGGCTTTGCCTCGCGCAAGACGTACGACATCGAGGTCTGGCTGCCGGGCCAGAACGCCTACCGGGAGATCTCCTCGTGCTCGGACTGCGGCGACTTCCAGTCCCGCCGGGCGAAGATCCGCTTCCGGGCCCAGAAGGGGGACAAGCCCCAGCTGCTCCACACCCTCAACGGCAGCGGCCTGGCCGTGGGGCGGACGAGCATCGCCATCCTCGAGAACTACCAGCGCGAGGACGGAAGCGTGGCCATCCCGGAGGCGTTGTGGCCCTACATGGGGGGCATGCGGGAGATCCGGCCACTGTGA
- the tadA gene encoding tRNA adenosine(34) deaminase TadA, producing MSEDDAFMQQALALAREAAALGEVPVGAVAVHDGKVIGTGFNRREVDKSPLAHAELLALDAASKALGAWRLTGVTLYVTLEPCAMCAGALVQSRVTRLVFGTMDPKAGAVGSLYNLAEEPRHNHRLQVTSGILADESRLLLKGFFERLREKKREK from the coding sequence ATGAGTGAAGACGACGCTTTCATGCAGCAGGCGCTTGCGCTGGCGCGGGAGGCGGCGGCACTCGGAGAGGTCCCTGTCGGCGCGGTGGCGGTGCACGATGGCAAGGTCATCGGCACTGGTTTCAACCGCCGCGAGGTGGACAAGAGTCCCCTGGCCCATGCGGAGCTGCTCGCGCTGGACGCGGCCTCCAAGGCCCTGGGCGCCTGGCGCCTGACGGGAGTCACCCTGTACGTGACGCTGGAGCCGTGCGCCATGTGCGCCGGCGCGCTGGTCCAGAGCCGGGTGACGCGGCTGGTGTTCGGGACGATGGATCCCAAGGCGGGAGCGGTGGGCTCGCTCTACAACCTGGCCGAGGAGCCGAGGCACAACCACCGGCTCCAGGTGACGAGTGGCATCCTGGCGGACGAAAGTCGTCTGCTACTCAAGGGCTTCTTCGAGCGACTGCGCGAGAAGAAGCGTGAAAAGTGA